The segment GTACCGGAGGAACCACAATCCCCGCCAGAGCAACCACAACCCCAGCCGAAAGCTGAACCAATGAGGAATCCAACACGTAACCGACGACGACCCCCATGGAGCACTGATTTCGACCGACACcaacattgatttttttaatatatttgtataaagtttttttatattgtttcatttaataaaataaaagttgtttttaacattttaattgtaatttactttttataattttaataaaataaatgttcttttgaataaggcaatatttttaatattttttatatttttaataaaatataaataatgcaacataattTTATTACAACAACTATCAGCTATTCCGATTTGGACATGATCTAGTTGTATGGCCTCTGTTCCTACACCATCCGCACAACTTCTGTTGGTTCGTTATTTCTCGGATATCCATATTGTTACGTATTCTGGTAAAACAAGTTCGACCTTTTGGTTTGCGACGCAATTCTCTATCTAGTAATAGCTTAAACAGAGCAAACGATATAGACGGCCACTTACATTCATCTGGGACCGGTGGAAGTACGTGTCTCCACATGTTTGtacatgtattctattttgtacacttCGTCGACATAGCTCATGGGATCCAGACGGAGATTCTAATAAGCTACAATTACATGAGCGCATGGATAACGTTGTGCGTCAAATGTCCCACAATTACAGGTCCTATTTTTCAAGTGTACACAATATTGCCCGCCAATAATACCTTGGTTCGGTCTGTCAAACTTTgtcacacgaaaccataggttgtcACAATCGTGACATACTGTGTGCATAGTATTGGCCCGTGCCttcgccttgttaatttcttACAATACCTTCTCGCACCATACATGGCCTCCCTGCATTTTGCCTTTATAACTCACAGCTTGCTTTGAAAATAGTGCTGCTAAACAAAAATATGTCTCTTGCACAACCTATGTTATTGGCAAAGGACGCGTTCCTTTTAGAATAGAATTTATGAATTCAGCCAGGTTTGAtgtcatatgaccatatcgtaggcCGTCGTCGTATGCTTGTGTCCATTGTTTGATAGGTATGTTACAGAGGTAGTCTGCACCTTCTTCATTAACTGAACGCAAAACTgccaacatctcatgaaaatGGTCCCTACTTATCTCATACcctgccaatataagttgatagcgaaaattacatactactcttccattcagaataaattgaatattacaaacgaaattatattaatagagattaaatacccatgttggtcacttTCCGTCGTTCAGTTGTGGATTAATATTTCCTGTAGTAGTTAGATGCAACGTGCCTTAGGCAATACCGATGGTGTGTGCGATGCCATTGGCTTCCCTGTCACTCAATTGCAGCTAGTATTCCAGTATCCCGATTCAATATACCACAAATATTACGTTAGGGATAGACATGCctccttaacctagaaagaaagaatCTCAGTCATTAGCTAGCTCCCCCGATGTTATTACAAACGTAATTGGAAGTATTCTCCCACTGCCATCCTATGCCACAGCTAGCAGTGgccgatgggtatatctaccatacataaaggtaccgtcaatttgtaccaatggcttgcaGTATAGAAATGTGTTCCGGCATTGCTTAAAGCTCCAGAACAAACGCTTGAACACTTGGCATCCATGGAGCAATCGGTCGTTGTAGTATACAGGTGCCGTTTTATGGTCTGTTATGCAACTTGGGACATATCTCTCTAGCACCTGACACTACTGCTACACTTCATTATATGAAGCGTCCCACTTACCATGCATCTTTTCTAATgccttctgcttagctatccaaACCTTGTGGCAAAAGGGCGTGTACCTCAATTGGCTACGAATATTCGCAATTAAGACCAGCACTGAAATCTTGGGATCTGCCTTCACCGTCAGTAGTATTAAGCTAGCTAACATATCTGAATCCATATTAggatgatcttgtgaaacacTTGTCAACGAAGTAAGTTAAATAATGCAATATTACGTAATAACAGtattattcaaaaaccctaaacactTATTGATACTGTACTGCCAACACATGTATGTAGACCTAtgtacttttttatctcccacaagcCTGTCATTTTCTTTAACGAGGCCATGATTGTCCATGAACATGTACTGTCTTGCACTGCACACTTGGCCTCAAACTTATCggatttggatttaaccacgttgtagttaaccccgtttatgatgctatgttgtttcaatGCACCGAGAAAACTATCTTTATTGGAAAACTCCCTACCAACTTCCAATTCAACCGAATTCAATGACGAACTTGTACGGTCACGCCTTCTAtgtggtagatctggaaactccaacGCATCATCTTGAGATAGATCGATATTATGCAAATGGGTTGGAGGCGAGTATGCCTTGAATCGtaaatcttcttcttcttcatctgaaccCCTTCAACATCTTCAGGTATGGTTGGAACAGGCTCTGGTTCAAAAAATAATACAACTTCTGCACCATTGAGGCCGGTCCAACCCACTATCATCTACAACGAACGAGACCCCCTCACCGATGGATGTCGTAGagagtacatcatcccttcttgTGGACATTTCATAACATCTCCAATCAGATGTGGATTGCCAACAAttagaagttgatgtcattccccaGTACGTATTTCCAGTATCAAACATCAACCCACCGAGGTGTATGTCCCATCCACCAACGGAGTGTCGTGCAGGGGTTGTGTATTCCATACTGCTACCAAACACGGGTGCTTTCATGTTTTACTACCCACTAACGAAGTGTCGGGCATAGGTCATGTATTCCTCTTAAACAGCAGTAGATGTTGAAGTCACGAATGCATCATTTAGTgatgaaaattgtacatataactcaagatagggtgaTTCATTAGTAATATGAGTCAGCACCATTGCCTTCAAGCTACGAAGACCTTTAATGTCGAATGAGTCATATCTCACGGGATCCACCGAAACACAAAATCgatatttaatagaaaaaaattTCATTGGCGTCGTTCCGAAGATTTTACACCTAATTTTTTTacgaagttctgtcaaatctatgttaTCGTTAAAAATTAGCCGCGTTGTGCTCTTTGATAAAAAAATAATGCCGTTCTCCGTGTCACGGACCTCacaatcatagtaaataacagcactaatacgttcactcatcttCAGTTTATAGTTTATAGTTTATGCAACCTGAGAATGAAATTTGACTTGTTTATAGTTTATGGCCAAATAGGAACTACTGTAGCAAAAAAacatccacgtgggagcttttttcagtaattctgctgacagtgcatcctgcttgaagcgttttagACACTTTTTGTTCAGAaacgttttctcaaaattatttttcagatATTACTGTAGCataagagcgtccacgtgggagcttttttcagtaattttgctgaaagtgcatcctgcttgaagcgttttggaCTCTATTTGTTTagaaacgtcttctcaaaattattttttcagatactactgtagcaaaaaagcgtccacgtgggagcttttttcagtaattttgctgacagtgcatcatgcttgaagcgttttggacactatttgttcagaaacgtcttctcaaaattattttttcaaatacTAATGTAGCAAAAGAGTGTCCACGTAggagcttttttcagtaattttgctgatAGTACATCCTGCTTAAAAGCGTTTAGGatactatttgttcagaaacgttttcttaaaattattttttagatactactgtagcaaaagaacGTTCACGTGGAAGcttttttcaataattttgctgacagttcatcctaatttaattaattaaccctaaaaactctaaattctaatttaattaatttttaaaattaatagttaatttaattaattaaccttaaaccctaatttaattaactCTAAAAGCATAACataataaaaccctaaaccctaaaaccctgacattaaaccctaatttaattaattaattctaaaaatcttaaaccctaatttaattgattttttttaaattaatagttaatttaattagttaacCCTAAATCTTAATTTAATTAACCCTAAAAGCCTAAACACAATAAAAATCTAAACTcttaaaaccctaaccctaaaaccTTAAATCAAGCACAAAAAACCTTAACCCTAAAAAAAGAGTAAAACGCTCCTCCAAGACGCGTTTTGTTGACACATCCTCTGACTTTGCGCTGACGTGAACGCATTTTCAAGGAATTCAAACTTTTccagtaaaataataaaaaaattaacttattctCATAAAAAATTAACCTAAAGCAAATGCttaattacattttttttttacgtGCATTTGTCAATATAAAAGTTTTGTATCATAATTGGACGAAAAGAACAGAAAATTCTGCGGTGAGAGTGAAACTAGTTAAACATACATAAATAGATGTATAAATTTGAAAAAGAAGAATCtttaacagaaaaaaaaaaattacgatcgaactgaaaaagaaaagaacacaGAAAGGAATGAGATCTTGGAATTCATCAGTTGTTTTGTTCTTCTTTTCCTTGCCTTTCCTCCTTCCCCTCTCTGCCTTAGCTTCTTCAATTCATGACCAACAGTAATTGCCTTATTTTCTTTGCTCttttatctctttttttttttcatgcgaatatagaattttaatttaattatttaagctttaaaccctaatttttttaaaaaattttattgcaGTGAAAGAATCGGGCACAGAGTTTTGATGAGCTTCAAAGAAATTTCGAAAGAAGCTAACAATACTTTCGATTGCTCTCCCTCTGGACCTTGTGTTCCTTGCCTTTACTCTGAGAAGGTTCTTTTTCTTCCTATTTTATTTGATCTCTTTTTGTTATTcaatttgttaattaaattgttGAGTTCCTTATCTTCGATTTATAAAGCTGTAGATTTTAGCCTTAGTATTCATATATGACAAAATATATGAATTTCAGTTAAATTTTCTGGGTGCCGCCTTTCTTAATTTACTGGAAATGGAATCTAATTTTCTGAGAAAATTTCTAATCTCCCATTTAAGATACTGTTATCAGTGAAAAAAGTAATACACTTAACCATTTTTTATGTAAACATTCTTTTCCTTTACGTTAATGTGAACAGATGAATTAGATCTGGCATGCCAAAGGTTTTGTTGTTAAGTTGATGTGCTTGCTACTAGACCCAGCAATTTGTGGATCCGGATCGTGTTCATGTCATGTTTAATAAATCTTATATTTATGTAAATTTTTGACATGTTAATAATTCTTATTATATATAATGAGACATTTGTGTATTCATGTTGCTTGCGACTGCTCGTATTATATTTTTTCATGATcatgttttagttttttttaatggTGTGCGGGTTTCATGTCTAATACTAAGCTTACTTGCTAGGAATCAATGATCTTTTTCAACTTTTCTTGTTATTACCATTTCAAATCTGAAATAGCTGATATTTCAATTACATGGTCATCTCTAGGGATTATAGCCATTAAAATGAGATTAACATTGGCTTATATTTTGCTTGCATTTGCTGTTTTTTTGTTTGGAaggtataaatattttattttatattttcatttctgTAAATTGTTTGCGGTTTTAATCAGAATGCTACTTGTTCTTCAGAGTGACCAAAAATATCGATGTAGTGAGACTGGCTATCGTATCCCTTTCAAATGTGTAGAAACTGATGATGGTTCAAAGGCCGAAAATAAACAAAAAACAGAAAAGGGTAGGTCTAATCTTGAAATCTCAGTTATCAATGAGAATTTAAGACAACGAAGAAGCTTACTTGATGATTCATCGACATCGGAGAGTGGGTCACGAGCTTATATCACCTATAGGAGCTGTATACCTGCAGTTAACGAGGAGAAGTTATCAGTACTCGGTTTTGAGGTATGTGCCTTTGATCTTCACTATCTTTCAATTGATTTTGTATAACAGCAGTCTATTTAGCTTTGACACTTTATTTTTCTTAGTATTCATATGCGATAGTCATGTCCAATACACATTTGGACATGAGAATAGGGACATGATCTACCAAATATATGGAAAAACTTAAAAAAGAATAGAACACTCTCGTGTTGGACACATACAGGCATCCAACACTAATGCTCAAGACTGAGTTATATAGCCAGCAAATGCCAATTGATTGGCTGTTTTAGCCAttacattttataattaaattggtTTTCTGTGTTTAGACCAGAATCCTGCTGTATTTTCCTTTGCTTAATATTCTAGTCATGTTCTTTTTGCTTTTGCCCTACCATAAAAGCCTAGCTCATAATCAGAAGAAAAGCTGAACTTTACTATTTTTTTTCCTACTTTGAATTTTAAAAGTTCATAGTAGATTGATCGCACTTCGGCTTCTTTTTCATTACAGCTGATGGCCTTGTATTAATGGACAACTTGTGGGGGCCATGTAATCATACTTTGGTTAAGTTAAAACCCTAGTTATATTGCTGTGACTGCTGTCTAATTTTGGCATTTCTCTTGGTGACTATATATGCATACCAATAGGGTACATAACATTTTCGACCAATCAATGGTGATATAAAATCATGGATTGATCAACTCGTACATGGAGaaagaaaaaccaaaaacttAGTCAAGTTATATCCTAGTTATATTTGTTGTGACCGATGTCTAATTTAGAAGTCATAAACAGTGGAGCCTGGTATTTCACTTGGCGAATCTATGTGCATACCATTAGGGTGTATAGCATCATATTGTTGACCAAGTGTCCTTGAGAATACAAAATCATGGATAAATTGACTCTTGCACTGACAAATGCACATAACCAAACGCTTGGTCAAGTTAAATCTCAGTTAATATTTTTTGTGACTGATTTATGGTTTAGAAGTTATAGAACTGTGGAGCCAGACTTTTCTCTTGGTGACTATGCACATGCCAATAGGGTGCATAGCATCACATTATCAACCAAGACTCTTAGACAATTAGAGTTGGTAACCGGAGATGAAAGATCTTGTACTTGGATGATTATATGTCAGCTACGATGCATTTACTTGGAACTAATCTGTGCAGGGAATTATTTTTGGGTTACTGCTCATTAGTGGTTCGGTTGTATTCTTGAGAAGAAAGCGGGCCATTACCATGCCTGGAGTTTCAGCAGGGAGGATCCAACCAAACTCTAGGTTTTGATTAATAAGCCCTTTCATATGAAACCGACTTTGTTGATTGTTGAGGCTTTGGAGTAATTTAGTATAAAACTACATCTACAGGTAAATGCTTTAGCTGCTCTTCCTTCTttgtatattttttaatttttcttcatgTTGCAGTAAAACTTGTTGAAAGTAATTTTCTTAGAACGTAATCGATTTTCCAGCACTCTGTAATTGGCTCCGTAGTTGGTAAACAATGTTAAACTATGTTACACGAGTTCTTCATTCTGACAGCTATATCCGGATTCCCGACACATATTCAAACATTGATATAGGACACTATGATTACATCCTCGAAATACATGAAAAGTTGTTAAAAAATAATTGAGGATATGTACACACATGGACAACAAAAAGTTCCTTTCACACCGAGTTCCTACATGTCTGTTCTGCTTTGTTCAATGAGTTTGTTATTTCTCTGCTGTTTGTTTCTTAGACACGAGATTTGGATATTGGATATAGATTGAAAAAATGGGCTACCCGATTTAACTGAAATATGGAATCGGTTGGTCCAGTAGTTCAACCATATATGGTGAAGCATCTAGAACAAGTTAAAAAGcttcattgaaattataatttttaacagAATGTTTTACTTCATGTTTTGGCCCTTTATATTTTTCTGATTGCTTAgtaattaatgtttttaaaatcTCCAAGACCAGAGGTGTAATCGGCTTGATCTTGGGTTTAGTTTTTTCAACCATTGGTTTTTCTTTATTCGGAATTTCAGATTCCATGGTGTGGTACAAATAAAGAATTCGGATAACAGTTCTATCTTTGCTTCAAAATGTCAATTCTTAGCTCGTTTTATTGTTGTTAGCACCAATTTTGAAATCATAATGGATATCTATATTTCAATACAAGCTTTGTCAATGCATTataattctttcttcttttttaaaataatggtttgacaaatcaaataaaaatatttctgaCTTTCGAATGCTTCGCTATTGTTTTAgactttatatatattttttaattattttgtaacacctttaacctttATCTattgccggattagggttatagagtattatcGATCAACCGTAAATCATACAACATCATAACGTTCAATTAAACTAAACATATTATAAACCGTTCATTCATATGCATTTtatccc is part of the Gossypium arboreum isolate Shixiya-1 chromosome 5, ASM2569848v2, whole genome shotgun sequence genome and harbors:
- the LOC108450387 gene encoding uncharacterized protein LOC108450387 translates to MRSWNSSVVLFFFSLPFLLPLSALASSIHDQHERIGHRVLMSFKEISKEANNTFDCSPSGPCVPCLYSEKSDQKYRCSETGYRIPFKCVETDDGSKAENKQKTEKGRSNLEISVINENLRQRRSLLDDSSTSESGSRAYITYRSCIPAVNEEKLSVLGFEGIIFGLLLISGSVVFLRRKRAITMPGVSAGRIQPNSRF